Proteins encoded by one window of Cylindrospermum stagnale PCC 7417:
- a CDS encoding DUF6887 family protein, producing MTQVNFATMSDQELKHYLLTHRDDQEAFYAYMDRRHSRPRSAAIESNDPAWEEKMIAVIQAQLGANG from the coding sequence ATGACGCAGGTAAACTTTGCTACAATGAGTGACCAGGAGCTAAAGCATTACCTTCTTACTCACCGTGATGATCAGGAGGCGTTTTATGCATACATGGATAGACGGCATTCTCGTCCTCGTAGTGCGGCTATAGAGTCTAATGATCCGGCTTGGGAAGAGAAAATGATAGCCGTGATTCAGGCGCAGTTAGGGGCTAATGGCTAA
- a CDS encoding HNH endonuclease, translating into MNKTPRIPIPPEVRNYVFQRDKYQCQSCGKTCKETNLSIDHIIPLSRGGKNDISNLQTLCLTCNQQKTNKIDNRFHRHFDI; encoded by the coding sequence ATGAATAAAACCCCACGTATCCCCATACCCCCAGAAGTCAGAAACTACGTTTTTCAAAGGGATAAATATCAGTGTCAAAGCTGCGGTAAAACCTGTAAAGAAACTAACCTCAGCATTGATCATATTATCCCTTTGTCTCGTGGTGGTAAAAACGATATTAGCAATTTACAAACCCTCTGCTTAACTTGTAATCAGCAGAAAACTAATAAAATCGACAATCGTTTTCACCGACATTTCGACATTTAA
- a CDS encoding dynamin-like GTPase family protein — protein MSTLAPQCQQLVAQVESILNLLHQEAALRSQDITPVQISLDKAISPKFEIVFAGAFSAGKSMLINALLERELLYSAEGHATGTECKIEYAEADTERVVLTFLSEKEIQEQAVFLCQQLGFKTVENINQSEVIDLLRQGCTVIIQQEGGESKSERGKQAKALILLLEGYVTNRERINTVNNATYSMEQFNFTNLKEAAGYARRGSNSAVLKRIEYYCHHPLLQDGNVIIDTPGIDAPVEKDAQLTYTKIQHPDTSAVVCVLKPASAGDMTKEETELLEIMRENAGIRDRVFYIFNRIDETWYNNQLRQRLEDLINSQFRDTSRVYKTSGLLGFYGSQIKQTTRLDRFGLDSIFVETVKSLEGREETPQFINEFNRYCANSGKLSPSQFRISVNSFETPNENYVRILSEQGTPLINQLIQDSGVEEFRKSITRYLTEEKRPQLFKNLADDLEDICIKLKKHYQNLQRDLDSQPREIESMKEHELQKLNQQLQQVGKDFSLHIHEEVNKLINNNCEEFETDFRQLQSRMIRRLDELLDTFSVAEAYRRATLSHPRNATAPLLAILVEAFYYLSNQLEDILIESCQQVIANLFQQLMEKIRKSEFYRQLYRLLGNDGGIESQIKVIEKQVSQALISAASVECDRFVRESPRFYDEGTFSIYQFRQTLQQTSQAYDSESVIEAEPAIRQLLKLDFEPKVSDTIRKSFRQTINQTIKTHLLPMGEKQADEILQQYPYARAYLEKTLEQEAEEKIANNQRLLSQVERKIEEYNTAVAEINSCLQAMQLSEYLLPIIGEEEV, from the coding sequence ATGTCAACTTTAGCGCCTCAATGTCAGCAATTAGTAGCACAAGTTGAATCTATTTTAAACCTGTTGCACCAAGAAGCAGCTTTGCGTTCTCAAGATATTACACCTGTGCAAATTTCTTTGGATAAAGCAATTTCTCCAAAGTTTGAAATTGTGTTTGCAGGTGCTTTTAGTGCAGGTAAGTCGATGCTAATTAATGCACTATTAGAGAGAGAATTGCTGTACAGTGCAGAAGGACACGCAACTGGTACAGAGTGCAAAATTGAGTATGCAGAAGCAGATACAGAAAGAGTTGTTTTAACCTTTTTGAGTGAAAAGGAAATTCAAGAACAAGCGGTTTTTTTGTGTCAGCAGTTGGGATTTAAAACAGTAGAAAATATTAATCAATCTGAGGTAATTGATTTATTGCGTCAAGGTTGTACAGTAATTATTCAACAAGAAGGTGGAGAGAGTAAATCAGAACGGGGAAAACAAGCAAAAGCATTAATTTTGTTATTAGAAGGATATGTAACAAACCGTGAACGCATCAACACGGTTAATAACGCTACATACTCAATGGAACAATTTAACTTTACCAACCTCAAAGAAGCTGCGGGATATGCGCGAAGAGGTAGTAACAGCGCAGTTTTAAAGCGAATAGAATATTACTGTCATCATCCCCTCTTGCAAGATGGTAACGTTATTATCGACACACCCGGAATTGATGCACCAGTAGAAAAAGATGCACAATTAACTTATACAAAAATTCAACATCCAGATACATCAGCAGTAGTCTGTGTTCTTAAACCTGCATCAGCAGGAGATATGACAAAAGAAGAAACCGAATTATTGGAAATAATGCGGGAGAATGCAGGGATAAGAGACAGAGTTTTTTATATCTTTAACCGCATTGACGAAACTTGGTACAACAACCAACTCAGACAACGTTTAGAAGATTTAATTAATAGCCAATTTCGAGATACTAGCAGAGTTTATAAAACCAGCGGGTTATTAGGATTTTACGGAAGTCAAATTAAACAGACGACGAGATTAGATAGATTTGGATTAGACTCGATTTTTGTGGAAACCGTTAAAAGCTTGGAAGGTAGAGAAGAAACACCACAATTTATTAACGAATTTAACCGTTACTGTGCTAACTCTGGTAAATTATCACCCAGTCAATTCCGCATTTCGGTGAATAGCTTTGAAACTCCCAATGAAAACTACGTCAGAATTTTAAGCGAACAGGGAACACCGTTAATTAACCAACTAATTCAAGATAGTGGAGTTGAAGAATTCCGTAAATCTATTACTCGCTATCTCACAGAAGAAAAACGTCCGCAATTATTCAAAAACCTCGCTGATGATTTAGAAGACATTTGCATTAAACTCAAAAAACACTATCAAAATCTACAACGAGACTTAGATAGTCAACCGCGAGAAATCGAGAGTATGAAAGAACATGAGTTGCAGAAATTAAATCAGCAACTCCAGCAAGTTGGTAAAGATTTTAGCCTTCATATACATGAAGAAGTCAATAAATTAATTAATAATAATTGCGAGGAATTTGAAACTGATTTCCGACAATTACAATCACGCATGATTCGTCGTCTCGATGAATTACTAGATACCTTTTCCGTTGCAGAAGCTTACCGACGTGCAACATTGAGTCATCCTCGCAACGCAACCGCACCTTTATTGGCTATTTTAGTAGAGGCATTTTATTACTTATCCAATCAGTTGGAAGACATTTTAATAGAATCTTGTCAACAAGTAATTGCTAATCTATTTCAGCAGTTAATGGAAAAAATTAGAAAATCAGAATTTTACCGTCAATTGTATCGCTTGTTAGGAAATGATGGGGGAATTGAATCACAGATAAAAGTCATAGAAAAACAAGTTTCCCAAGCTTTAATAAGTGCAGCAAGTGTGGAATGCGATAGATTTGTGCGAGAAAGTCCGAGATTTTACGATGAAGGGACATTTTCTATCTATCAATTTCGGCAAACATTACAACAAACATCTCAAGCTTATGACTCAGAAAGCGTCATCGAAGCTGAACCTGCAATTAGACAATTATTGAAGTTAGATTTTGAACCCAAAGTTTCCGACACCATTCGTAAATCTTTCCGTCAAACCATCAACCAAACCATCAAAACTCACTTGTTACCAATGGGGGAAAAACAAGCAGATGAGATATTACAACAGTATCCCTATGCGCGTGCTTATTTAGAGAAAACATTGGAACAAGAAGCAGAGGAAAAGATTGCCAATAATCAGCGTTTGTTGAGTCAAGTTGAGAGAAAAATTGAGGAGTATAATACAGCAGTTGCGGAAATCAATAGCTGTTTACAAGCGATGCAATTATCTGAATATTTACTGCCGATAATTGGTGAAGAAGAGGTATAA
- a CDS encoding glycoside hydrolase family 13 protein, whose product MQIQTPDWVKHAVFYQIFPDRFAKSKQPRKRLLHSASWEDWEAMPTLQGYKGGDLWGILEELDYIQSLGVNAIYFTPIFQSASNHRYHTHDFYQVDPILGGNEAFKELLDAAHQRDIKVVLDGVFNHSSRGFFFFHDVLENGPNSPWVNWFKIHGWPLAPYTGELPANYEGWAGIRSLPVFNHDNPEVREYIMEIAEYWIKFGIDGWRLDVPFEIKTPGFWQEFRQRVKAINPEAYIVGEVWGDSREWLDGTQFDGVMNYLFAGPTIAFAAGDRVDLQQVQSRDYQPYPPLFAAEYATKIQELLQLYPWEIQLTQLNLLASHDTARLITISGGDKASAELATLLLLTFPGAPSIYYGDEVGLPGALDPDSRRGFPLEANWDREILNTHKQLIAIRQNYPALRTGDYQVLFAQGELYIFARTLGTEKLIIAVNAGTASAKAHLDINKLQLIYGTAEWNSEQSSLSLPPRTGCILG is encoded by the coding sequence ATGCAAATTCAAACACCAGACTGGGTTAAACACGCCGTATTCTACCAAATCTTCCCCGACAGATTCGCCAAAAGCAAACAGCCGCGCAAACGGTTGTTACATAGCGCCAGTTGGGAAGATTGGGAAGCAATGCCAACACTCCAAGGTTACAAAGGCGGCGATTTATGGGGCATTTTGGAGGAATTAGACTACATACAGAGTTTGGGGGTGAACGCGATTTACTTTACACCCATTTTTCAATCTGCGAGTAATCATCGCTATCACACCCATGATTTTTATCAAGTTGACCCAATTTTAGGGGGAAATGAAGCTTTTAAAGAATTGCTAGATGCCGCCCATCAACGAGATATTAAAGTCGTTCTCGATGGAGTATTTAATCATTCCAGTCGGGGCTTTTTCTTTTTTCATGACGTTTTAGAAAATGGACCCAATTCCCCTTGGGTAAATTGGTTCAAAATTCACGGCTGGCCCTTAGCACCATACACCGGTGAGTTACCTGCAAACTACGAGGGTTGGGCGGGAATTCGGTCTTTGCCAGTGTTTAACCACGATAACCCAGAAGTGCGAGAATACATTATGGAAATTGCCGAATATTGGATTAAATTCGGCATCGATGGTTGGCGGTTAGATGTACCATTTGAAATTAAAACTCCTGGTTTTTGGCAAGAGTTTCGACAGCGAGTTAAAGCGATTAATCCTGAAGCTTACATTGTGGGTGAAGTTTGGGGTGATTCTCGTGAGTGGTTGGATGGAACCCAATTTGATGGGGTGATGAATTATTTATTTGCTGGGCCGACAATTGCTTTTGCGGCTGGCGATCGCGTAGACTTACAGCAAGTGCAAAGCCGTGACTATCAACCCTACCCACCCTTATTTGCTGCTGAGTATGCTACCAAAATCCAAGAACTACTGCAACTATACCCTTGGGAGATTCAGCTAACGCAACTAAATTTGTTAGCGAGTCATGATACCGCCAGGTTAATAACCATTTCTGGAGGTGATAAAGCCAGCGCAGAATTAGCAACTTTACTATTACTCACCTTTCCCGGTGCGCCTAGTATATATTATGGTGATGAAGTTGGTTTACCTGGTGCTTTAGATCCAGATTCGCGGCGGGGTTTCCCTTTAGAAGCTAACTGGGATAGAGAAATTCTCAACACTCACAAACAACTAATTGCTATTCGCCAAAATTACCCAGCTTTGCGAACAGGTGATTACCAGGTGCTGTTTGCTCAAGGAGAATTATACATCTTTGCGCGAACTTTGGGAACTGAGAAATTGATTATTGCTGTGAATGCTGGTACAGCGTCAGCAAAAGCGCATTTAGATATTAACAAGTTGCAATTGATATATGGTACTGCGGAATGGAATAGTGAGCAATCGTCTTTAAGTCTTCCTCCGCGTACTGGTTGCATTTTAGGTTAA
- a CDS encoding DNA adenine methylase, which produces MGKNKQIAFGWYGGKFSHLDWLLPLLPNAQHYCEPFGGSAAVLLNRNPSPVETYNDLDGEVVNFFRVLREQKESLIEAIGLTPFSREEFEIAIADITPDISNFERARRFFIRARQVRTGLAQKASSGRWAHCKLTSRAGMAGAVSRWLGSVEDLPNIVQRLLRVQIENDPAIKVIQRYDSEETLFYCDPPYPHASRGDSQAYAYEMTDKQHRELSNVLHNIKGKVAISGYQCSLMEELYGDWKFIAAPAKTCHSTKGLRTEVLWVNYEIENVEEKSVNKNLEKAEFECHLSLI; this is translated from the coding sequence ATGGGCAAAAACAAGCAGATAGCTTTTGGCTGGTATGGAGGCAAATTCAGCCATCTTGATTGGCTTTTACCTCTCTTGCCAAATGCCCAGCATTATTGTGAACCATTTGGAGGTTCAGCGGCAGTTTTACTCAATCGCAATCCTTCACCAGTAGAAACATACAATGATCTTGATGGTGAAGTCGTTAATTTTTTTCGCGTACTACGAGAGCAAAAGGAAAGTCTCATTGAGGCTATTGGCTTAACTCCTTTCTCTCGTGAAGAATTTGAGATAGCAATTGCTGACATTACCCCAGATATATCTAATTTTGAACGGGCAAGAAGATTTTTTATTAGGGCTAGACAGGTGAGAACTGGTTTAGCGCAAAAAGCGAGTTCTGGCAGATGGGCACACTGTAAATTAACAAGCCGCGCAGGGATGGCTGGTGCTGTTTCTAGATGGTTGGGAAGTGTAGAAGATTTACCGAATATTGTTCAAAGACTTTTAAGAGTGCAGATTGAAAATGACCCAGCGATTAAAGTCATTCAACGCTACGACAGTGAAGAGACTTTGTTTTATTGTGATCCTCCCTACCCACACGCTTCGAGAGGTGATAGTCAAGCTTATGCTTACGAGATGACAGATAAACAGCATCGAGAATTGAGTAATGTACTTCACAATATCAAAGGTAAAGTTGCCATATCAGGTTATCAATGCTCTTTAATGGAAGAACTCTATGGTGATTGGAAATTTATCGCCGCACCAGCTAAAACTTGCCATTCTACAAAAGGATTAAGAACAGAAGTGCTGTGGGTAAATTATGAAATAGAAAATGTGGAAGAAAAATCTGTGAATAAAAATTTAGAAAAAGCAGAATTTGAATGTCACTTATCCTTGATTTAG
- a CDS encoding glucose-1-phosphate adenylyltransferase, which produces MKKVLAIILGGGAGTRLYPLTKLRAKPAVPVAGKYRLIDIPVSNCINSEIFKIYVLTQFNSASLNRHIARTYNFSGFSEGFVEVLAAQQTPENPNWFQGTADAVRQYIWLLQDWDADEYLILSGDHLYRMDYRLFIQRHRETNADITLSVIPIDNRRASDFGLMKIDESGRVIDFSEKPKGEALDKMRVDTTVLGLTKEQAELQPYIASMGIYVFKKDVLIKLLKESLERTDFGKEIIPDAAKDYNVQAYLFNDYWEDIGTIEAFYDANLALTQQPLPPFSFYDEEAPIYTRPRYLPPTKLLECQITESIIGEGCILKHCRIQHSVLGVRSRIESGCVIEESLLMGADYYQASVERQCSIEKNDIPVGIGTDTLIRRAIIDKNARIGHDVKIVNKDNVQEAERESQGFYIRSGIVVVLKNAVIPDGTII; this is translated from the coding sequence GTGAAAAAAGTCTTAGCAATCATTCTTGGTGGGGGCGCGGGTACTCGGCTTTATCCGCTAACCAAACTCCGTGCTAAACCAGCAGTCCCAGTAGCGGGGAAGTACCGCTTAATCGATATCCCCGTCAGCAACTGCATCAATTCAGAAATCTTTAAAATCTACGTTCTGACACAGTTTAACTCAGCTTCCCTAAATCGCCACATCGCCCGTACCTACAACTTTAGTGGTTTCAGTGAAGGGTTTGTAGAAGTGCTAGCGGCACAACAAACACCAGAAAACCCTAACTGGTTCCAAGGTACAGCCGATGCGGTGCGTCAGTACATCTGGCTGTTGCAAGATTGGGATGCAGACGAATATCTGATTCTCTCAGGTGATCACCTGTACCGCATGGACTACCGCTTGTTTATCCAGCGCCACAGGGAAACGAATGCTGATATTACTCTCTCAGTTATTCCCATAGACAACCGCCGCGCTTCAGATTTTGGCTTGATGAAAATCGATGAGTCCGGTAGGGTAATTGACTTTAGCGAAAAACCGAAAGGTGAGGCTTTAGACAAAATGCGGGTTGATACGACTGTGTTGGGTTTGACAAAAGAACAAGCCGAACTTCAGCCCTACATCGCCTCGATGGGGATTTATGTCTTTAAAAAAGATGTTTTGATCAAGTTGTTGAAAGAATCTTTAGAACGGACTGATTTTGGTAAGGAAATTATTCCTGATGCTGCCAAGGATTACAACGTTCAAGCGTACTTGTTTAATGACTATTGGGAAGATATCGGGACTATTGAGGCATTTTATGATGCAAATTTAGCACTGACTCAGCAACCCCTGCCACCTTTTAGCTTCTACGACGAAGAAGCGCCGATTTACACCCGCCCACGGTACTTACCGCCGACTAAGCTGTTAGAGTGCCAGATTACAGAATCGATTATTGGCGAAGGTTGCATTTTGAAACATTGTCGGATTCAGCATTCTGTGTTGGGAGTGCGATCGCGGATTGAATCTGGCTGCGTGATCGAAGAATCCCTGCTGATGGGAGCAGACTATTACCAAGCTTCTGTAGAACGCCAGTGCAGCATCGAAAAAAATGACATTCCTGTAGGGATTGGTACGGACACTCTCATTCGCCGTGCCATCATTGATAAAAATGCCCGAATCGGACATGATGTCAAAATCGTCAATAAAGATAACGTGCAAGAAGCCGAACGCGAAAGTCAAGGTTTTTACATTCGCAGTGGCATTGTCGTCGTGCTGAAAAATGCTGTAATTCCCGATGGCACCATCATTTAG
- a CDS encoding U32 family peptidase translates to MKSDRTSSPSPQRPELLAPAGNWECAKAAVENGADAIYFGLDKFNARMRSQNFTPADLPKLMQFLHLRGVKGYVTLNTLIFPQELREAQQYLRTIISAGVDAVIVQDVGICRLIRHLSPDFPIHASTQMTITSAAGVEFAESLGCQLVVLARECSIAEINKIKQKTSLPLEVFVHGALCVAYSGQCLTSEALGGRSANRGECAQACRMPYDLIADGEIVDLGDRKYLLSPQDLAGLEVLPELVKSGITSLKIEGRLKAPEYVANVTRVYRQALDRVVETSTNTNVETFHGTSLQPMSSSARDHYNLEMAFSRGIYTGWFGGINNQELVHARFGKKRGVYLGEVTRIRNEQVTIKLEAPVKPGDGIVFDCGHPEAKEEGGRIYAVEHKGKDTVLTFGRNDLNLHRVHLGDKVWKTSDPELDKQLRQSFAGENPQFQRPIDLEVYGEIGQVLIAIARDEFGNIVQVDSAIVLTEAHTKPLTTERLQEQFGRLGNTPFCLGDLTNYLKCDAMLPVSELNRMRREIVTQLEELRSQPKRWELRSDISWQNLLPTKSPTVQHSPSLIVLVRNLKQLQAALQTGIQTLYCEFEDIRTYKEAVQIVRQHSAVPTIWVAPPRITKPGENWILQQVRASEADGYIVRNYDQLQFFATERCIGDFSLNVANPLTADYFQRHCGLERVTASYDLNITQLEDLVTNCPPQWFEVTIHQHMPMFHMEHCVFCAFLSTGTDYTNCGRPCEKQEVKLRDRVGSEHVLKADAGCRNTVFNSTAQTGAEYVQRLISLGLQHFRIEFLNETPEQVTKTIHRYSQLLQGEITGSQLWRELKLQNQLGVTRGALSMI, encoded by the coding sequence ATGAAAAGCGATCGCACATCCAGCCCTTCCCCCCAACGTCCCGAACTCCTGGCCCCCGCTGGTAACTGGGAATGTGCCAAAGCAGCAGTAGAAAATGGCGCGGATGCGATTTACTTCGGGTTGGATAAATTTAACGCCAGAATGCGATCGCAAAACTTCACCCCAGCAGACTTACCCAAATTAATGCAATTTCTCCACCTGCGGGGCGTTAAAGGCTATGTCACCCTCAATACCCTAATTTTTCCCCAAGAACTCAGAGAAGCACAGCAATATCTCCGCACAATCATCTCTGCCGGTGTAGATGCGGTAATCGTCCAAGATGTCGGCATTTGTCGCCTCATCCGTCATCTTTCCCCCGATTTTCCCATTCACGCCTCAACCCAAATGACCATCACCAGTGCAGCCGGGGTAGAATTTGCCGAATCCCTCGGTTGTCAGTTGGTGGTTTTAGCGCGGGAATGTTCCATCGCAGAAATTAACAAAATTAAACAAAAGACTTCCCTCCCTCTCGAAGTTTTTGTACACGGTGCATTGTGCGTCGCTTATTCTGGACAATGTTTAACCAGCGAAGCACTAGGTGGACGTTCCGCTAACCGGGGCGAATGTGCCCAAGCTTGCCGGATGCCCTATGATTTAATAGCGGATGGGGAAATTGTCGATTTAGGCGATCGCAAATACTTACTCAGTCCCCAAGACTTAGCAGGGTTAGAAGTCCTGCCAGAATTAGTTAAATCTGGTATAACTTCTCTGAAAATTGAAGGACGCCTCAAAGCCCCAGAGTATGTTGCCAACGTCACCCGTGTTTATCGCCAAGCCTTAGATCGGGTTGTCGAAACTTCGACAAATACAAATGTAGAGACGTTCCATGGAACGTCTCTACAACCAATGTCTTCTTCAGCGAGAGATCACTACAACCTAGAAATGGCATTCTCTCGCGGCATTTACACCGGATGGTTTGGCGGAATTAATAATCAAGAATTAGTTCATGCCCGATTTGGTAAAAAACGCGGAGTTTACCTAGGGGAAGTTACCCGCATCCGTAACGAACAAGTGACAATTAAACTAGAAGCACCAGTCAAACCAGGAGACGGAATTGTGTTTGACTGCGGACATCCAGAAGCCAAAGAAGAAGGGGGACGCATATATGCAGTGGAACATAAAGGCAAAGACACCGTATTAACTTTTGGCAGAAACGACTTAAATCTGCATCGGGTACATTTGGGTGATAAAGTTTGGAAAACCAGCGACCCAGAACTAGATAAACAGTTGCGTCAAAGCTTTGCTGGGGAGAACCCCCAATTTCAGCGCCCCATTGATTTAGAGGTTTATGGCGAAATTGGACAGGTGTTAATTGCGATCGCACGCGATGAATTTGGTAACATCGTTCAAGTAGATTCGGCAATTGTTCTAACCGAGGCACACACCAAACCCCTCACCACCGAACGCTTACAAGAACAATTCGGTCGTCTTGGTAATACACCCTTTTGTTTAGGAGACTTGACAAATTACCTAAAATGTGATGCCATGTTACCCGTCAGCGAACTAAACCGGATGCGACGGGAAATCGTCACACAGTTAGAAGAATTGCGAAGTCAACCCAAACGCTGGGAATTGCGTTCTGATATTTCTTGGCAAAACTTACTTCCTACAAAGTCTCCCACAGTCCAACATTCCCCATCTCTGATTGTTTTAGTGCGAAACCTCAAACAACTGCAAGCCGCACTTCAAACTGGAATTCAGACCCTTTACTGTGAATTTGAAGACATCCGCACCTACAAAGAAGCTGTGCAGATAGTACGTCAACATTCAGCAGTTCCCACTATTTGGGTAGCACCACCTCGAATTACCAAACCAGGCGAAAACTGGATTTTGCAGCAAGTCCGCGCTTCTGAAGCAGATGGTTATATAGTCAGGAATTACGACCAGTTGCAATTTTTTGCTACAGAAAGATGTATTGGTGATTTTTCTCTCAATGTTGCCAACCCTTTAACAGCAGATTACTTTCAGCGGCACTGTGGTTTAGAACGGGTGACAGCATCTTATGACTTGAATATTACCCAATTAGAAGATTTAGTCACAAATTGTCCTCCCCAGTGGTTTGAAGTGACAATTCATCAACACATGCCAATGTTCCACATGGAACACTGCGTATTTTGTGCCTTCCTCTCCACAGGTACAGACTACACCAACTGCGGCCGACCATGTGAAAAGCAGGAAGTGAAATTGCGCGACAGAGTCGGTAGCGAACACGTCCTCAAAGCCGATGCCGGTTGCCGCAACACTGTATTTAACAGCACCGCCCAAACCGGAGCCGAGTACGTACAACGGCTGATATCATTGGGTTTGCAGCACTTCCGCATCGAATTTCTTAACGAAACACCAGAACAAGTAACAAAAACGATACACCGCTACAGTCAACTCCTCCAAGGAGAAATCACAGGTTCTCAACTTTGGAGAGAATTGAAATTACAAAACCAATTAGGTGTAACCCGTGGTGCTTTAAGCATGATATAG
- a CDS encoding beta-lactamase hydrolase domain-containing protein, whose amino-acid sequence MNNVIRINENLTTTGQVIPTQLEQAIQEGFKSVLNLRSPDELGFSQNEQQLAEGLGLHYAHVPLKLEAMNEELITKILTTLEQIPKPAVVHCAAGMRSTGIALLSIAIQEGLTSEQAFAKARNLGFGFFEDMRVSPRLRQLFVDYVNKHAKIAVHAS is encoded by the coding sequence GTGAACAACGTAATCCGGATTAATGAAAACTTGACGACAACAGGACAAGTTATCCCAACACAGCTAGAGCAAGCTATTCAAGAAGGTTTTAAGTCTGTGCTGAATTTGCGATCGCCTGATGAGCTAGGATTTTCGCAGAATGAGCAACAGCTAGCTGAAGGGTTGGGGTTGCATTACGCGCATGTTCCACTCAAGCTGGAAGCGATGAACGAAGAGTTAATTACCAAAATTCTCACGACACTAGAACAAATCCCTAAACCAGCCGTGGTGCATTGTGCAGCAGGTATGCGCTCGACTGGAATTGCACTGTTGAGTATCGCTATTCAAGAAGGATTAACATCAGAGCAAGCCTTCGCAAAGGCGAGAAATCTCGGCTTTGGATTTTTTGAAGACATGAGAGTTAGTCCCCGGCTGAGGCAATTATTTGTAGACTATGTTAACAAACATGCAAAGATAGCCGTACATGCTAGCTGA
- a CDS encoding KGK domain-containing protein: MEDNFKLIECNDDDVIECNDWAYKVSKLKQALEKLGGSDGFLQTLWSGLREQKIYYLEGNYTYDNKSFKEGMDVKILNLGSKSWKKGKLKFKLSIEFYVEEELEESSEKDVIKEPESPLDDLRRMINETTS; the protein is encoded by the coding sequence ATGGAAGATAATTTTAAGTTGATAGAGTGTAATGATGATGATGTAATTGAATGCAATGATTGGGCTTATAAAGTTAGTAAATTGAAACAAGCATTAGAAAAACTGGGTGGTAGTGACGGTTTTTTACAAACTTTATGGAGTGGATTAAGGGAGCAAAAAATTTATTATTTAGAAGGAAATTACACTTATGATAATAAATCTTTCAAAGAAGGGATGGATGTCAAAATACTAAATTTAGGTTCTAAATCTTGGAAAAAAGGGAAATTAAAATTCAAACTCAGTATTGAATTTTACGTTGAAGAAGAGTTAGAAGAATCTTCCGAAAAAGATGTAATCAAAGAACCAGAATCACCCCTTGATGATTTACGACGTATGATAAACGAAACTACATCATAA
- a CDS encoding DUF6888 family protein yields the protein MKEPTAAQLQSLYRYCHLLTNVMFQPIYIVRLDERTLNLFILAGQNKEIEIEIQPDGSIEP from the coding sequence ATCAAAGAACCAACAGCAGCACAGCTACAAAGCTTATACAGATATTGCCATTTACTCACCAATGTCATGTTCCAGCCGATTTACATTGTGCGTCTGGATGAACGAACACTTAACTTATTTATATTAGCTGGACAAAATAAAGAGATCGAGATTGAAATTCAACCAGATGGGAGTATAGAACCATGA
- a CDS encoding KGK domain-containing protein, with product MEDNFKLDNCNQNEVLSIKDKVFKISKIQETIKTIFCGNLANALYEQLTSYGVDIDPGGNVIGNKFYRYNSKFFKEGIECEILKFNSEGWQKGKFRIKVSIEFCPDEPEIEETTEIKEPESPLDDLRRMINDATS from the coding sequence GTGGAAGATAATTTTAAATTAGACAATTGTAATCAAAATGAAGTTTTATCAATTAAGGATAAGGTATTTAAAATTTCTAAAATTCAAGAAACAATAAAAACAATATTTTGCGGTAATTTAGCTAATGCACTTTATGAACAATTAACATCTTATGGAGTAGATATAGATCCAGGTGGAAATGTAATTGGTAATAAATTCTATAGATATAATTCTAAATTTTTTAAGGAGGGAATAGAATGTGAAATCCTCAAATTTAATTCTGAAGGATGGCAAAAAGGAAAATTTAGAATTAAAGTATCTATAGAATTTTGTCCTGATGAACCGGAAATTGAAGAAACAACAGAAATCAAAGAACCAGAATCACCTCTTGATGACTTACGACGCATGATAAATGATGCGACATCATAG